The following coding sequences lie in one Mercenaria mercenaria strain notata chromosome 5, MADL_Memer_1, whole genome shotgun sequence genomic window:
- the LOC128557064 gene encoding uncharacterized protein LOC128557064, giving the protein MSSILNAKQNKMKYDRANLLRAFQASQKGMSVYRASREYNVPESTLRGRTRGLVAVDVTVGFKPLFSLDEEEKLVKHISYMAGIGYGYNVSKIKYMTRDYALHLGKLLSLLKVSVIVGFMTLLRDGLT; this is encoded by the exons ATGTCTTCAATACTG aatgcaAAGCAAAACAAGATGAAATACGACAGGGCAAATCTTTTGAGGGCATTTCAAGCCTCACAGAAGGGCATGTCAGTCTACAGGGCTTCTAGAGAGTATAACGTTCCAGAATCAACTCTACGTGGCAGAACACGGGGATTGGTTGCTGTTGACGTAACTGTGGGGTTTAAGCCATTGTTTTCTCTAGATGAAGAAGAAAAGCTTGTCAAGCACATTTCTTACATGGCAGGCATAGGCTATGGATATAATGTGTCCAAAATAAAGTACATGACCAGGGACTATGCCTTACATCTTGGAAAGTTGTTAAGTCTGCTGAAAGTCTCAGTGATTGTTGGTTTTATGACTTTGTTAAGAGATGGCCTaacttaa
- the LOC128557062 gene encoding LOW QUALITY PROTEIN: deoxycytidylate deaminase-like (The sequence of the model RefSeq protein was modified relative to this genomic sequence to represent the inferred CDS: inserted 1 base in 1 codon) — MSGKLSNEKRPWYISWDEYFMGVALITAQRSKDPVTQVGSCIVNADKXIISTGYNGMPNGCSDDTMPWGKHQPDKLRNKQLYVCHSEMNAILNKVSSDVRGCTLYVTLFPCNQCAKIIIQAGIKEVVYYDDKHHYKIETKASKLMLETAGIKTRQYAPSQLKLRIGHIESKL, encoded by the exons ATGTCAG GGAAACTATCAAACGAGAAGAGACCATGGTATATCAGCTGGGACGAATATTTCATGGGAGTAGCTCTTATAACTGCTCAAAGGAGTAAAGATCCAGTAACTCAG GTTGGCTCTTGTATAGTGAATGCCGACA CAATCATTAGTACTGGGTATAATGGTATGCCAAATGGATGTAGTGATGACACCATGCCATGGGGAAAGCACCAACCAGACAAACTCAGAAATAAACAACTTTACG TTTGTCATTCAGAAATGAACGCcattttaaataaagtttcttcGGACGTCCGTGGCTGTACTTTATACGTGACATTATTCCCGTGTAACCAGTGTGCCAAAATTATTATACAGGCGGGCATAAAGGAAGTTGTGTATTATGACGATAAACATCActataaaatagaaacaaaagctTCAAAACTTATGTTGGAAACGGCCGGCATCAAAACTAG GCAATATGCACCGTCGCAGCTAAAACTGAGGATTGGACATATAGAAAGCAAACTTTGA